The genomic interval GTAATCACTATTGGTGTTTCTTTGAGCTCTGAAATGTTTTTAGAGCCTGTTAAGAACATCGCTATTTTTAATTCTTCTTTTAATCTGTTTAGGTAGTTTGTTACTTGATCTATGTTTTCAGTTGCTGGTTTCACTAAAGGCAATGCCACTCCAGCTACATCTGCATCTAAAGCTATACTTTTGGCGATATCTATTCCAGATCTAACTCCACCGCTGGCCATAACCGGTATATCCACATCTAACTCAAGTAAACTTGAAACGGTTGGTATACCCCAGCCACTGAAAGTTTGACCTAAACTTTCTTTGAACCGATTCCCTTCATTTCTAGCTCTTATGCTTTCAATTATTGTCCAATCTGTTCCTCCAAGCCCTGCTACATCTATTGCATCAACACCTGCGTCTTCAAGCAACCTACCTACAGGTCTTGATATACCAGCACCGGTTTCTTTAACCATCACAGGGATATCGAGTTCGTTGGAGAGTTTTTCTATAGAGTTTATAACTCCATCACTATCGGTATCCCCTTCTAACTGAATAGCTTCTTGCAGAAAATTAAGGTGTATACAAAATACATCTGCATCGATCATGTCTATAGCTTGGTTTGCTTCATCAACACCATATCCCTCTACTAGTTGAGGAGCCCCTAAATTAGCTATTTTAAGAGCGTTTGGAGCAGATTC from Methanonatronarchaeum thermophilum carries:
- the fni gene encoding type 2 isopentenyl-diphosphate Delta-isomerase produces the protein MMKITDRKLEHLYVSKKYDVESSATGFEDVSLLHRALPEVDKDSVDTTTVFLGKELDFPFVIPAITGGHPKLRDVNRRLALAAERLNVGIGVGSQRAAIEDGSLAGSLEVVAESAPNALKIANLGAPQLVEGYGVDEANQAIDMIDADVFCIHLNFLQEAIQLEGDTDSDGVINSIEKLSNELDIPVMVKETGAGISRPVGRLLEDAGVDAIDVAGLGGTDWTIIESIRARNEGNRFKESLGQTFSGWGIPTVSSLLELDVDIPVMASGGVRSGIDIAKSIALDADVAGVALPLVKPATENIDQVTNYLNRLKEELKIAMFLTGSKNISELKETPIVITGKTREWKESRSL